The nucleotide window GTGCTGGTCACATGGCTGAGGGTTATGCCCGTGCTTCTGGCAAGCCCGGTgtcgtcctcgtcacctCCGGTCCCGGTGCCACCAACGTCGTTACCCCCATGGCCGATGCCCTTGCCGACGGTACTCCCATGGTTGTCTTCTCCGGCCAGGtccccaccaccgccattGGCAGCGATGCTTTCCAGGAGGCCGACGTCATTGGTATTTCTAGAGCCTGCACCAAGTGGAACGTCATGGTGAAGAGTGTCGCCGAGCTTCCCCGCCGCATTAACGAGGCCTTCGAGATCGCTACTAGCGGCAGACCTGGTCCCGTCCTCGTCGATCTCCCCAAGGATATCACCGCTGGTATCCTTCGCCGGGCCATCCCCACCGACACCGCCATCCCCACCAGCCCTAGTGCCGCCTCCCGCGCTGCCATTGAGCTGAGCCGCAAGCAGCTCGATGCCTCGATCCAGCGTGTTGCCAAGCTCGTCAACATTGCCAAGAAGCCCGTCATCTACGCCGGCCACGGTGTTGTCCAGTCTAAGGGCGGTCCTGCGCTCCTCCGCGCCCTTTCCGAGAAGGCCTCTATccccgtcaccaccaccctccacGGTCTTGGTGCTTTCGATGAGCTCGATGAAAAGTCTCTTCACATGCTCGGTATGCACGGTGCCGCCTACGCCAACATGGCCGTCCAGGAGGCTGATTTGATCATCTGCCTGGGTGGCCGTTTCGACGACCGTGTCACTCTTAACCTCAACAAGTTTGCTCCCGCTGCTaaggctgccgctgccgaggGTCGCGGTGGCATCGTCCACTTCGAGATTCTTCCCAAGAACATCAACAAGGTCGTCCAGGCTACCGAGGCTGTCGAGGGTGATGTTGCCACCAACATTGAGCTCCTCATCCCTCAGGTTGACGCCAAGACCATGGCCGACCGCAAGGAGTGGTTCGGCAAGATCAACGAGTGGAAGTCCAAGTGGCCTCTTTCCGACTACGAGCGCGCCGAGCGCACCGGTCTGATCAAGCCCCAGACCCTCATCGAGGAGCTCAGCAAGCTCACCGAGGGCCGCAAGGAGAACACCTACATTGCCACTGGTGTCGGCCAGCATCAGATGTGGACCGCTCAGCACTTCCGCTGGCGCCACCCCCGTACCATGATCACCTCCGGTGGTCTCGGTACCATGGGCTTCGGTCTCCCCGCCGCCATCGGCGCCAAGGTTGCCAAGCCCGATGCTCTTGTCATTGACATCGACGGCGACGCCTCCTTCGGCATGACCCTCACCGAGCTCTCCACCGCTGCTCAGTTCAACATTGGCGTCAAGGTCATCGTCCTCAACAACGAGGAGCAGGGCATGGTCACGCAGTGGCAGAACCTCTTCTACGACGACCGCTACTCGCACACCCATCAGAAGAACCCCGACTTCGTCAAGCTTGCTGATGCCATGGGCGTCCAGTCTAAGCGCATCATCAAGCCCGAGGAGGTCGTCGAGGGTCTCAAGTGGCTCATCGACTCGGAGGGCCCCGCCCTTCTCGAGGTCGTCACTGACAAGAAGGTTCCCGTCCTCCCTATGGTCCCTGCCGGCTGCGGTCTGGATGAGTTCATCACCTTCGACCAGGAGCGTGACAGGAAGCGTCGTGAGCTGATGGTCAAGCGTACCGGTGGTGTCCACGGTCTTTAAATGTTTTATCGTTTACATCGATTTGGATCTATTCCATATGGcgatgaagatggatggataacATGTGGTGTTGGTCAAAAATGGGGATTTTCCTTTCGGCGTTTTACAAGCTGTATGTCTTTTTTTACAACTGCATTACCGGGACAAGAAAAAGGGTctgtgttgttggtgatccGGCAACGTTCGGCGAGGGATCTATTTCCATGATTTGGTTGGGGTGAAGTGAAAACGCATATTCTACTTTTCGTTTTCAAGGGCTGCATGCGCGTATTCTTACCTccgggaggagggaaagaaaagagtgCAAAAGGTGACTTTCGATCACACAAGGAGGTTGTGTGTGGGTACAACAAGCATAAATCTGTTTGATGAAGTTGCGACTGCTTTGCGGGCCtgtatatatttttatttccttGAATGACTGGATACCACGATTTTTCCTTGCGCAATCACAGTTCTATCGCATCCAAGCATCACCTTAACCCAAACCGGTGACACTCGTAGACCATGAAATCATATATACCCACCCACCTTGTTGGTATTTGTGCATTTCATGAGTTTGTATGCCTACAGATGTTACCTCCAGTTCATGGACGGTATCACGATGCCGTCGTTGCCGAGGAAACGCATCACAACAATTGTTTAGCAAGCAATAGGGGTAAACCCGAGTTCATTAACCCCAAGTGTGTACaaccatttttttttccttctctaaGCTACCCTAGATAACCCGCCGACCCACGCCATTTCTTTGCTCAGGGTAGGAGTAATAGAGGTACTTGTGTGCGCGAAGCCAGAAACAGAAAGCAAAGATTCAATAAAAATCATCCATCAACCCATCCAACGCTCCCGTCCCGCGAAGAACAAACTTCGCTCTTTCCCTCCGGATCATATGTTACGCATGACCGTCACATTACACTGTTATACCTATTCCCCCTTTCCAATGCCTCCCCCCTTCATCCACCCCACGCATGAATTCCGAAATCTGTGGATGGATGCAAAAAGCAAAAACGAAAACCAACAGACAGTAATGATGCGAGGGAGCAATCATCGTCTGGGTAATGTTCGTCGTGCACGAAGCTTTAGAGGAAGGTTACTTCGTGTGGTGCGAAGCCTGGATAGCGGTCTGGATACAACATACGGGTTAGCAATTAGCCATTGGGTTGGTGGATCTTGGAGGAGAACAGAAGTGGCTTGAAGGCCAAGATAAACATTCGAATGGCCGCAGGCTCGGGCTACTAATGGGCTCTGTCCAATCGACAACCTGACCGTGACAGCGATGGGACAATGGTGAAAAACCAGACtactatcatcatcatcctcatctaaCTGAGTCTCGGCCGCAACAACGGACTTAACTTAGACAACCGTccactcttcttcctccaccaagAAGTCCAAGGCTGCCGCG belongs to Neurospora crassa OR74A linkage group IV, whole genome shotgun sequence and includes:
- a CDS encoding acetolactate synthase, with the protein product MLRSRQAARALKALTEAQHISQRTTLSASQRAAVLLTNRSVQTRNQSTAAAATRPTPSQHFQPEPTPSNVQPLAGRKPDMDESFIGKTGGEIFHEMMLRHGVKHIFGYPGGAILPVFDAIYNSPHFDFVLPRHEQGAGHMAEGYARASGKPGVVLVTSGPGATNVVTPMADALADGTPMVVFSGQVPTTAIGSDAFQEADVIGISRACTKWNVMVKSVAELPRRINEAFEIATSGRPGPVLVDLPKDITAGILRRAIPTDTAIPTSPSAASRAAIELSRKQLDASIQRVAKLVNIAKKPVIYAGHGVVQSKGGPALLRALSEKASIPVTTTLHGLGAFDELDEKSLHMLGMHGAAYANMAVQEADLIICLGGRFDDRVTLNLNKFAPAAKAAAAEGRGGIVHFEILPKNINKVVQATEAVEGDVATNIELLIPQVDAKTMADRKEWFGKINEWKSKWPLSDYERAERTGLIKPQTLIEELSKLTEGRKENTYIATGVGQHQMWTAQHFRWRHPRTMITSGGLGTMGFGLPAAIGAKVAKPDALVIDIDGDASFGMTLTELSTAAQFNIGVKVIVLNNEEQGMVTQWQNLFYDDRYSHTHQKNPDFVKLADAMGVQSKRIIKPEEVVEGLKWLIDSEGPALLEVVTDKKVPVLPMVPAGCGLDEFITFDQERDRKRRELMVKRTGGVHGL